From the genome of Pseudomonas sp. AB6, one region includes:
- the trxA gene encoding thioredoxin TrxA, translating to MSSDLIKHVSDASFEAEVLKAEGAVLVDYWAEWCGPCKMIAPVLDEIAETYKGKLTIAKLNIDENQETPAKHGVRGIPTLMLFKNGNVEATKVGALSKSQLTAFLDSNI from the coding sequence ATGAGTAGCGACCTTATTAAACACGTCAGTGACGCCAGCTTCGAAGCAGAAGTCCTCAAGGCTGAAGGCGCGGTACTAGTAGATTACTGGGCCGAGTGGTGTGGCCCATGCAAGATGATTGCCCCCGTCCTGGACGAAATTGCCGAGACGTATAAGGGCAAGTTGACGATTGCCAAGTTGAACATTGACGAAAACCAGGAAACTCCTGCCAAGCATGGCGTTCGCGGTATCCCGACCCTGATGTTGTTCAAAAACGGCAACGTTGAAGCTACCAAAGTAGGCGCTCTGTCGAAGTCGCAACTGACTGCATTTCTCGATAGCAACATCTGA
- a CDS encoding Hcp family type VI secretion system effector, giving the protein MPMPPYLTIIGEKQKLITEGCSSLESIGNNYQLGREDQILVDSFDQHFGRPQGAQPGHRVHGPFTITKMLDKSTPLLFEAWRTGETLSQCKFDWYRISPNGFHEHFFTMVYKDALITDIHIAMPHWRDPAFAHITQLETVTFTYRNNSSTHETCGTTGSDYWNEGASA; this is encoded by the coding sequence ATGCCAATGCCACCCTACTTGACCATCATCGGCGAAAAACAAAAATTGATTACTGAAGGCTGTTCGTCGTTAGAGTCAATTGGCAATAACTACCAGCTCGGGCGAGAAGATCAAATTCTGGTGGATTCATTTGATCAGCATTTTGGTCGACCCCAAGGGGCGCAGCCCGGCCATCGGGTTCATGGGCCCTTCACCATTACCAAGATGCTCGATAAGTCGACCCCATTACTGTTTGAAGCGTGGCGCACGGGTGAAACACTGAGCCAATGCAAGTTTGACTGGTATCGAATTTCACCTAATGGTTTTCATGAGCATTTTTTTACCATGGTCTATAAAGACGCCCTGATTACCGATATACATATCGCAATGCCACATTGGCGCGATCCTGCATTTGCTCATATCACTCAATTGGAAACTGTTACGTTTACGTATCGGAACAACAGCTCGACTCATGAAACCTGCGGAACGACGGGTTCCGACTACTGGAATGAGGGAGCGTCGGCATGA
- the ppx gene encoding exopolyphosphatase, whose protein sequence is MPLSPRKNHSLIAAIDLGSNSFHMVVAKANLGEIRILERLGEKVQLAAGITDERQLTEESMQRGLDCLKQFAQLISGMESGAVRIVGTNALREARNRGDFIRRAEEILGHPVEVISGREEARLIYLGVSHTLADAPGKRLVADIGGGSTEFIIGQRFEPLLRESLQMGCVSFTQRYFKDGKITPARYAQAYTAARLEIMSIEHALHRLTWDEAIGSSGTIRAIGLALKAGGHGTGEVNAEGLAWLKRRMFKLGDVDKIDFEGIKPDRRAIFPAGLAILEAIFDALELTRMDHCEGALREGVLYDLMGRHHHEDVRERTLSSLMERYHVDLEQAARVEAKALHSLEQVAVAWGLEDEPYRELLRWAAKVHEVGLDIAHYHYHKHGAYLIEHSDLAGFSREDQQMLALLVRGHRRNIPKDKFADFGEEGIKLIRLCVLLRFAILFHHIRGTQAMPQVVLHANDQSLDVLFPDGWLENNQLTQADFALEAEWLARVGIVFSVR, encoded by the coding sequence ATGCCGCTGTCCCCTAGAAAAAATCATTCTTTGATCGCCGCCATCGACTTGGGCTCCAACAGTTTCCATATGGTCGTGGCCAAAGCCAATCTGGGCGAGATCCGCATTCTAGAGCGGCTCGGCGAGAAGGTTCAGTTAGCCGCAGGGATCACTGATGAACGCCAACTCACCGAAGAGTCCATGCAACGCGGTCTTGATTGTCTTAAGCAATTTGCTCAACTAATCAGTGGCATGGAGTCCGGCGCCGTCCGCATCGTCGGTACCAACGCCCTGCGTGAAGCGCGTAATCGGGGAGATTTCATTCGCCGGGCCGAAGAGATTCTCGGCCACCCGGTGGAGGTGATCTCAGGGCGTGAAGAGGCCCGCCTGATTTACCTCGGCGTGTCGCACACGCTGGCTGATGCTCCTGGCAAAAGGCTGGTCGCTGATATCGGCGGCGGCAGCACTGAGTTCATCATCGGCCAGCGCTTTGAACCGCTACTGCGCGAAAGCTTGCAAATGGGCTGCGTGAGTTTCACTCAACGGTATTTTAAAGACGGCAAAATCACCCCGGCGCGCTACGCCCAGGCTTACACCGCTGCGCGCTTGGAAATCATGAGCATTGAACACGCGCTGCATCGCCTCACGTGGGACGAGGCCATTGGCTCGTCCGGCACCATCCGCGCCATCGGTCTGGCCCTTAAAGCAGGCGGCCACGGCACCGGTGAAGTAAATGCTGAGGGCTTGGCCTGGCTCAAACGCCGAATGTTCAAGCTCGGTGATGTCGATAAAATCGACTTTGAAGGCATCAAACCTGACCGTCGGGCCATTTTTCCGGCAGGCCTGGCGATTCTTGAAGCTATTTTCGACGCACTGGAACTCACCCGCATGGATCACTGTGAGGGCGCGCTACGTGAAGGCGTGCTTTATGACCTCATGGGTCGCCATCATCATGAAGACGTGCGTGAGCGCACCCTCAGTTCGCTGATGGAGCGTTATCACGTCGACCTTGAACAAGCCGCCCGTGTCGAAGCCAAAGCGCTGCACTCTCTTGAGCAAGTGGCCGTGGCGTGGGGGCTGGAGGATGAGCCGTATCGCGAGTTATTACGCTGGGCGGCCAAGGTTCATGAAGTGGGCCTGGATATCGCTCACTATCATTACCACAAGCACGGCGCTTATTTGATCGAGCACTCGGACTTGGCCGGATTTTCCCGCGAAGACCAACAAATGCTGGCACTGCTGGTGCGAGGCCATCGCCGAAATATTCCCAAAGACAAGTTCGCTGATTTCGGCGAAGAAGGCATCAAGCTGATTCGTCTGTGCGTGCTGCTGCGCTTTGCGATTCTGTTCCACCACATCCGTGGCACCCAAGCGATGCCTCAAGTGGTGTTGCACGCCAACGATCAGAGCTTAGACGTATTGTTCCCGGACGGCTGGCTGGAAAACAACCAGCTGACTCAGGCCGACTTCGCACTGGAAGCCGAGTGGTTGGCCCGAGTTGGGATCGTCTTCAGCGTACGCTGA
- the ppk1 gene encoding polyphosphate kinase 1, translating into MNTEGLTEAAVQIAVQDTQPVVEPSIEVVAVPEAVQPAPVPQPAVHNLDDSNLYIHRELSQLQFNIRVLEQALDESYPLLERLKFLLIFSSNLDEFFEIRVAGLKKQITFAREQAGADGLQPQQALARISELVHGHVDRQYAILNDILLPELEKHQVRFIRRRYWTAKLKAWVRRYFRDEIAPIITPIGLDPTHPFPLLVNKSLNFIVELEGVDAFGRDSGLAIIPAPRLLPRIIKVPEEISGAGDNYVFLSSMIHAHADDLFQGMKVKGCYQFRLTRNADLAVDTEDVEDLARALRGELFSRRYGDAVRLEVADTCPKHLSDYLLKQFSLSETELYQVNGPVNLTRLFSITGLDSHPELQYAPFTPAIPKLLQNSENIFTVISKQDILLLHPFESFTPVVDLLRQAAKDPHVLAVRQTLYRSGANSEIVDALVDAARNGKEVTAVIELRARFDEESNLQLASRLQAAGAVVIYGVVGFKTHAKMMLILRREAGEIVRYAHLGTGNYHAGNARLYTDYSLLTSDDALCEDVGKLFSQLIGMGKTLRMKKLLHAPFTLKKGMLDMIARETQFALDGKPAHIIAKFNSLTDPKVIRALYKASQSGVRIDLVIRGMCCLRPGIAGVSHNIHVRSIIGRFLEHTRVFYFLNGGEEQMFLSSADWMERNLDKRVETCFPVEGKKLILRVKKELESYLTDNTHAWILHSDGRYTRSTPTGNQNPRSAQATLLERLSNPILSVR; encoded by the coding sequence ATGAATACCGAAGGACTCACCGAAGCAGCTGTTCAGATCGCCGTTCAGGATACTCAGCCTGTGGTTGAGCCGAGCATTGAAGTGGTGGCGGTCCCCGAGGCGGTCCAGCCCGCGCCAGTGCCACAGCCTGCTGTTCATAATCTGGACGACAGCAACCTGTACATCCACCGCGAACTGTCGCAATTGCAGTTCAATATTCGCGTGTTGGAGCAGGCGCTGGATGAGTCCTACCCATTGCTGGAGCGGCTGAAGTTTCTGTTGATTTTCTCCAGTAACCTCGATGAATTTTTCGAGATTCGTGTCGCAGGTTTGAAGAAACAGATTACCTTTGCCCGTGAACAAGCGGGCGCAGATGGGTTGCAGCCGCAACAGGCTTTGGCGCGGATTAGCGAATTGGTACATGGGCATGTGGACCGCCAATACGCGATTCTCAACGATATCCTTTTGCCAGAACTGGAAAAGCATCAGGTTCGTTTTATTCGTCGTCGGTACTGGACTGCCAAGCTCAAAGCTTGGGTTCGTCGCTATTTTCGTGACGAGATTGCGCCGATCATCACACCGATCGGCCTCGATCCCACACACCCATTCCCGTTGCTGGTGAACAAAAGCCTGAACTTTATAGTTGAACTGGAAGGGGTTGATGCCTTCGGTCGCGATTCCGGTCTGGCGATTATTCCGGCACCGCGCTTACTCCCACGCATTATCAAAGTGCCAGAGGAAATCAGCGGAGCAGGGGACAACTACGTTTTCCTATCATCAATGATCCATGCGCACGCCGATGATCTTTTCCAGGGTATGAAGGTCAAGGGCTGCTATCAGTTTCGCCTGACTCGAAACGCCGACTTGGCCGTTGATACCGAAGACGTAGAAGACTTGGCCCGCGCCCTGCGTGGCGAGTTATTTTCGCGGCGTTACGGTGATGCAGTCAGGCTGGAAGTGGCGGACACCTGTCCGAAACACCTTTCTGATTACTTACTCAAGCAGTTCAGTCTGAGTGAAACCGAACTTTATCAAGTCAACGGACCTGTCAACCTGACGCGTTTGTTCAGCATCACTGGCCTGGATAGCCATCCCGAGTTGCAGTACGCGCCGTTTACCCCGGCCATTCCTAAGCTACTGCAAAACAGTGAGAACATTTTCACGGTCATCAGCAAGCAAGATATTTTGCTGCTGCACCCGTTTGAGTCCTTCACACCCGTCGTGGATTTACTGCGCCAGGCAGCGAAAGATCCGCATGTGCTCGCAGTTCGGCAAACGCTGTACCGCAGTGGCGCCAACTCGGAAATCGTCGATGCTTTAGTAGACGCCGCTCGTAACGGTAAGGAAGTTACGGCGGTGATTGAACTGCGAGCCCGGTTCGATGAAGAGTCCAACCTGCAACTGGCCAGCCGTCTCCAAGCGGCAGGCGCAGTCGTGATCTATGGCGTGGTTGGATTTAAGACGCATGCCAAGATGATGCTGATTCTGCGCCGCGAGGCCGGCGAGATTGTGCGCTATGCGCATTTAGGGACTGGCAACTACCATGCCGGTAACGCTCGTCTGTATACCGATTACAGCCTGCTGACCTCCGACGATGCCCTGTGCGAAGACGTCGGAAAACTGTTCAGTCAGTTGATCGGGATGGGTAAAACGTTGCGCATGAAGAAGCTGCTGCATGCACCGTTCACCCTCAAGAAAGGCATGCTCGACATGATTGCCCGGGAGACGCAGTTCGCCCTCGATGGTAAACCGGCGCACATCATTGCCAAATTCAACTCGCTGACCGACCCTAAGGTTATCCGTGCGTTGTACAAGGCGAGCCAATCTGGCGTGCGTATCGATTTGGTGATTCGCGGTATGTGTTGTTTACGGCCGGGAATCGCGGGTGTTTCGCACAACATTCATGTGCGCTCGATCATCGGTCGCTTCCTGGAACACACACGGGTCTTCTACTTCCTCAATGGCGGTGAAGAGCAGATGTTTCTTTCCAGCGCCGACTGGATGGAGCGCAACCTCGATAAACGCGTAGAGACGTGCTTCCCGGTCGAAGGCAAGAAGTTGATTCTGCGGGTCAAAAAGGAGTTGGAGAGTTATCTGACGGATAATACCCACGCCTGGATTCTGCATTCAGACGGCCGCTACACACGCAGCACGCCGACCGGTAACCAGAACCCTCGCAGTGCCCAGGCGACGCTGCTAGAGCGCCTGAGCAATCCAATACTCAGCGTACGCTGA
- the hemB gene encoding porphobilinogen synthase, which yields MSFTPASRLFPSTRLRRNRRDDFSRRLVRENVLTVDDLILPVFVLDGENRREMITSMPGVERMSIDQLLIEAETWVALGIPALALFPVTPPEKKTLDGAEAWNPEGIAQRATRALRDRFPELGVITDVALDPFTTHGQDGILDEHGYVQNDITVDALVKQALSHAAAGAQVVAPSDMMDGRIQAIREALELADHVNVRIMAYSAKYASAYYGPFRDAVGSALNLGKANKASYQMDPANSNEALHEVAADLSEGADMVMVKPGMPYLDILLRVKEEFKVPTFVYQVSGEYAMHMAAIQNGWLSEGVILESLTAFKRAGADGILTYFAVRAAQLLKGQ from the coding sequence GTGAGCTTTACCCCCGCCAGCCGCTTGTTTCCCTCTACTCGCCTGCGCCGCAACCGTCGCGACGATTTCTCCCGCCGCCTCGTCCGTGAAAACGTTCTGACCGTCGACGATCTGATTCTTCCGGTTTTTGTACTCGACGGGGAAAACCGTCGCGAAATGATTACGTCGATGCCAGGCGTCGAGCGTATGAGCATTGATCAGTTACTAATAGAAGCTGAGACTTGGGTTGCGCTGGGTATTCCTGCGTTGGCGTTGTTTCCGGTCACGCCGCCTGAAAAAAAGACTCTGGACGGCGCTGAAGCGTGGAATCCTGAAGGCATCGCTCAGCGTGCTACTCGTGCTCTACGTGACCGATTCCCTGAATTAGGCGTCATTACTGACGTTGCCCTGGACCCGTTCACCACGCATGGCCAAGACGGCATCTTGGACGAGCATGGCTACGTGCAAAACGACATCACTGTCGATGCGCTGGTTAAACAAGCTTTGTCCCACGCTGCCGCTGGTGCACAAGTAGTCGCACCTTCGGACATGATGGACGGTCGCATTCAGGCTATCCGCGAAGCGTTGGAGTTGGCAGATCACGTTAACGTGCGGATCATGGCCTATTCAGCCAAGTACGCCAGTGCCTATTATGGTCCGTTTCGTGATGCGGTAGGCTCGGCACTGAATCTGGGCAAAGCCAACAAGGCGTCTTATCAGATGGACCCGGCCAACAGCAACGAAGCGCTGCACGAAGTAGCGGCTGACTTGTCTGAAGGTGCAGACATGGTCATGGTCAAGCCGGGCATGCCCTATTTGGATATTCTTTTGCGGGTAAAGGAAGAGTTCAAAGTACCGACCTTCGTTTATCAGGTCAGCGGTGAATACGCGATGCACATGGCGGCCATCCAGAATGGCTGGCTGAGTGAGGGGGTGATACTGGAATCTCTCACCGCTTTTAAACGTGCAGGTGCTGACGGCATTCTTACTTATTTCGCCGTTCGTGCTGCTCAACTGCTAAAAGGGCAGTAG
- a CDS encoding DedA family protein, producing the protein MMLQHLLQEFGYFALFLGTFFEGETILVLAGFLAFRGYMDINLVVVVAFFGSYAGDQLWYFLGRKHGRKLLARKPRWQLLGDKALEHIRKHPDIWVLSFRFVYGLRTVMPVAIGLSGYPPGRYLLLNGLGAAVWAAALGAAAYHFGALLEGLLGNVKKYELWVLGALLILGGILWLRRRIKAARIARELELSKRESATVEIKHLPDE; encoded by the coding sequence ATAATGCTCCAACATTTATTGCAGGAATTTGGCTACTTTGCCCTCTTTCTAGGAACCTTTTTTGAAGGTGAGACGATTCTTGTCCTCGCCGGCTTTCTTGCGTTCCGTGGATACATGGACATCAACCTGGTGGTGGTGGTTGCCTTTTTTGGTAGCTACGCTGGCGATCAGCTTTGGTATTTTCTTGGGCGCAAGCACGGCCGCAAGCTGCTGGCGCGCAAGCCTCGTTGGCAGTTGCTGGGCGACAAGGCGCTGGAACATATCCGTAAGCACCCCGATATTTGGGTGCTGAGTTTCCGCTTTGTGTACGGGTTACGCACCGTGATGCCGGTGGCAATAGGATTGTCCGGTTATCCGCCCGGACGCTACTTACTACTGAATGGCCTGGGCGCTGCCGTTTGGGCCGCTGCACTGGGCGCTGCAGCCTATCACTTTGGCGCGCTGCTCGAAGGCTTGCTAGGCAATGTTAAGAAGTACGAACTGTGGGTGCTAGGCGCCTTGCTGATCCTAGGCGGGATCTTGTGGTTGCGACGTCGAATCAAGGCCGCTCGCATTGCCAGAGAGTTGGAATTGTCCAAGCGAGAATCGGCAACGGTCGAGATTAAGCACCTACCAGACGAATGA
- the elbB gene encoding isoprenoid biosynthesis glyoxalase ElbB, translating into MQKKVAVILSGCGVQDGAEIHESVLTLLRLNQRGVEVQCFAPDIPQHHVVNHLTGEEMPESRNVLIESARIARGAIKDIREADADEFDALIIPGGFGAAKNLSNFAVEGANCSINPALLALAEAFAESRKPVGLICVSPALAAKIYGPGVTCTVGNDPETAKAIGKMGGTHKECTVGEIVEDPARRLISTPAYMIAQSISEAAAGINKLVDRVIELMQDHEEAA; encoded by the coding sequence ATGCAAAAGAAAGTGGCCGTTATTCTTTCGGGCTGCGGCGTCCAGGACGGAGCTGAGATCCATGAAAGCGTCCTTACCCTGCTGCGCCTGAACCAGCGCGGGGTTGAGGTGCAGTGTTTTGCACCCGACATCCCACAGCACCACGTGGTCAATCACCTGACCGGTGAGGAAATGCCCGAGTCGCGGAATGTTTTGATTGAGTCCGCCCGCATCGCCCGTGGCGCAATCAAAGATATTCGTGAAGCAGATGCCGACGAGTTCGATGCGTTGATCATCCCGGGTGGATTCGGTGCGGCTAAAAATCTGTCCAATTTCGCTGTTGAAGGCGCCAATTGCAGCATCAATCCCGCTCTGCTGGCCTTGGCCGAAGCGTTTGCCGAATCGCGCAAGCCCGTGGGGTTGATCTGCGTTTCCCCTGCCCTGGCAGCAAAAATCTACGGCCCTGGCGTTACTTGCACCGTCGGTAACGATCCAGAAACCGCCAAAGCAATCGGCAAAATGGGCGGCACCCACAAGGAATGCACCGTAGGCGAAATCGTTGAAGACCCTGCACGCAGACTGATCAGTACTCCGGCCTATATGATCGCCCAGTCAATCAGCGAGGCGGCGGCGGGCATTAACAAGTTGGTTGATCGGGTAATTGAACTTATGCAGGACCATGAGGAAGCGGCCTAG
- a CDS encoding YaiI/YqxD family protein: MRVWIDADACPRPAKDQVIKFALKRQFEVLLVAGQSQIKPSYSCVKLIVVPSGPDAADDYLVEHAVPGDLVICSDVPLADRLIKKSVAALDPRGREFDPQNMGDRLAVRNLFTDLREQGQMSGGPAPYGDREKQTFANALDRILTRLA, translated from the coding sequence ATGCGCGTTTGGATAGATGCCGATGCTTGTCCTCGGCCAGCGAAAGATCAGGTCATCAAGTTCGCCTTGAAGCGTCAGTTCGAGGTGCTACTGGTGGCGGGACAAAGTCAAATTAAGCCGAGCTACAGCTGCGTCAAATTAATCGTGGTCCCTAGCGGGCCGGACGCGGCAGACGATTATTTGGTCGAGCATGCGGTGCCAGGTGATCTGGTGATCTGCAGCGACGTGCCGTTGGCAGATCGTCTGATCAAAAAAAGCGTCGCCGCGCTAGATCCTCGGGGCCGCGAGTTTGACCCGCAGAACATGGGTGACCGCTTGGCAGTGCGAAATTTGTTCACTGATTTACGTGAACAAGGCCAAATGAGCGGTGGCCCAGCACCCTATGGCGACCGCGAAAAACAGACGTTTGCCAACGCGCTCGACAGGATACTCACGCGATTGGCTTAA
- a CDS encoding YcfL family protein — protein MRIKIFGLMAVALLVGCATPPPPPVPGSAASKIVAMGKLKNIDVGAMRVARENGFLTVKAALSNASSSNTTFYYRFAWLDNDGFPVADEETWKSQTLYGSQTSVLTSIAPVPRATDFRIEVKTP, from the coding sequence ATGCGTATCAAAATTTTTGGCCTGATGGCTGTTGCGCTACTCGTCGGTTGCGCTACGCCTCCACCTCCTCCGGTACCGGGCAGTGCTGCCAGTAAAATAGTGGCTATGGGTAAGCTGAAAAACATCGACGTCGGCGCTATGCGCGTTGCCCGCGAGAACGGCTTTCTGACCGTTAAAGCAGCGCTGAGCAATGCCAGCAGCAGCAATACGACGTTTTATTACCGATTTGCATGGCTCGACAACGACGGTTTTCCCGTGGCCGATGAAGAAACCTGGAAAAGCCAGACCCTATACGGGTCGCAAACCAGCGTTCTGACCAGCATCGCACCCGTGCCCAGGGCTACTGATTTCAGAATCGAAGTGAAAACGCCTTAA
- the lpoB gene encoding penicillin-binding protein activator LpoB, whose translation MFFARFSLIALTALLVGGCASNSPVLGGKNISYGDTKAVELVTNEFGSTDLQTIAESMTRSLAQSGALQGRPVVQVYDVKNKTSEYIDTREITTSIKTQLMKTGTARFASDNTDMQSQVDQLKLQNQSGLYKPSTVNKTGNMVAAKYRLEGSISSIVKRSSDVKDVFYKFSLQLVDVDSGIAEWMDEKEIRKTTER comes from the coding sequence ATGTTTTTTGCACGCTTTTCACTGATCGCCCTAACTGCTCTTCTGGTCGGCGGCTGCGCCTCGAATTCCCCGGTTCTCGGCGGAAAAAATATCAGCTATGGCGACACCAAAGCTGTCGAGTTGGTGACCAACGAGTTCGGCTCAACTGACCTGCAAACCATCGCTGAAAGCATGACCCGCTCGCTGGCACAATCCGGCGCTTTGCAGGGTCGTCCTGTGGTGCAGGTGTACGACGTGAAAAACAAGACCAGCGAGTACATCGATACCCGCGAGATTACTACCTCGATCAAAACCCAACTGATGAAGACCGGGACCGCCCGCTTTGCCAGCGACAACACCGACATGCAGAGCCAGGTCGATCAACTTAAACTGCAAAATCAGAGCGGGCTATATAAGCCATCGACAGTCAATAAGACCGGCAATATGGTCGCTGCTAAATACCGACTGGAAGGCTCAATCAGCTCAATCGTCAAACGCAGCAGCGACGTTAAAGACGTTTTTTACAAGTTCAGCCTGCAACTGGTCGACGTTGACAGCGGCATAGCCGAATGGATGGACGAAAAAGAAATCCGCAAAACCACGGAGCGTTAA
- a CDS encoding penicillin-binding protein activator LpoB: MRAWIGILGLICAVGAQAAPKIAVTDLGFEQRVEQYIHTVSAQTYVQANAYQASGSASYNEYESSTSYIEQGELRKFSGDIKGEILKSGMFKLVQGTPYTSKSQEDVYDVIKRIKSGNFKGADFVLFGTVSDIDFRQDISALANTNSHSAVLGLTLVGSFSLINTRTFEITSAFTAMGEGQDTKLVNGYDQHISLNRGRVVRDVSKSIGQDVARQLKEQLVGFNGSGETAPPRTNLPRDEAPTILH, translated from the coding sequence ATGCGTGCATGGATCGGCATTCTCGGTTTGATCTGCGCCGTTGGCGCGCAGGCAGCCCCAAAAATTGCGGTCACCGACCTGGGCTTCGAGCAGCGGGTGGAGCAATACATCCATACGGTCTCCGCGCAGACATATGTCCAGGCCAACGCCTATCAAGCCAGTGGCTCGGCGAGTTACAACGAATACGAAAGCAGCACCAGCTACATCGAGCAGGGCGAGTTGCGCAAATTCAGCGGCGATATTAAGGGCGAGATTCTAAAGTCTGGAATGTTCAAACTGGTTCAGGGCACCCCGTACACCTCCAAATCCCAAGAAGACGTCTATGACGTAATCAAGCGGATAAAGAGCGGAAACTTTAAAGGGGCGGACTTCGTTCTGTTCGGAACTGTGTCGGACATCGATTTTCGTCAGGATATATCCGCTCTGGCAAATACCAATAGCCATTCGGCAGTCTTGGGACTGACGCTGGTTGGCAGCTTTAGCCTGATCAACACCCGCACCTTTGAAATCACGTCGGCCTTCACTGCCATGGGCGAAGGTCAGGACACAAAGCTGGTAAACGGCTACGACCAGCACATCTCGCTTAATCGCGGGCGCGTGGTACGGGACGTGTCGAAATCCATTGGCCAAGACGTAGCTCGGCAGTTGAAAGAACAGCTGGTTGGCTTTAATGGCAGCGGCGAAACTGCGCCGCCACGCACTAACCTGCCCCGCGACGAAGCGCCAACGATATTGCACTGA
- a CDS encoding coniferyl aldehyde dehydrogenase: protein MPAEFAYLQESEQTVTALEHLFNVQRQAFATHPMPTAEQRQQWLKTLRTLLSDERQALIHAISSDFSHRSADETLLAELMPSLLGIHYASKHLKRWMKPSRRSVGMAFQPASAKVVYQPLGVVGIIVPWNYPLFLAVGPLVGALSAGNRVMLKLSESTPATGQLLKRLLGQVFPADLVTVVLGEAEVGIAFSKLPFDHLLFTGATSIGKHVMRAAAENLTPVTLELGGKSPAIVSHDVPLKDAAERIAFGKGLNAGQTCVAPDYVLVPQDRVDGFIEAYREAIRNFYPTLTDNPDYTAIINERQLARLNRHLTDASSKGAKVIPLFNESQGRRMPFSLLLNVRDDMTVMQDEIFGPILPIVPYSSIDQAFAYINQRPRPLALYYFGYNKAEQQRVLEQTHSGGVCLNDTLLHVAQDDMPFGGIGASGMGHYHGHEGFLTFSKAKGVFIKQRFNAARLIYPPYGKAIQRLVYKLFIR, encoded by the coding sequence ATGCCCGCCGAATTCGCCTACTTGCAAGAGTCTGAACAAACCGTCACCGCGCTTGAACATCTGTTCAACGTCCAACGTCAGGCCTTCGCCACCCATCCAATGCCGACTGCCGAGCAGCGCCAGCAATGGCTGAAGACCTTGCGCACGCTGCTGAGCGATGAGCGACAAGCTTTGATCCACGCCATCAGCAGTGATTTCAGTCATCGCAGCGCCGACGAAACGCTATTGGCTGAGTTGATGCCCAGTTTGTTGGGCATTCATTACGCCAGTAAACACCTTAAGCGCTGGATGAAGCCTTCTCGACGCAGCGTAGGCATGGCGTTTCAGCCTGCGTCGGCCAAGGTGGTGTATCAGCCGTTGGGAGTTGTTGGAATTATCGTACCGTGGAATTACCCGCTGTTTCTCGCCGTCGGACCCCTGGTTGGGGCGTTATCGGCCGGAAATCGAGTAATGCTCAAGCTCAGCGAATCAACTCCCGCTACCGGCCAGTTACTTAAGCGTTTGCTGGGTCAGGTCTTCCCGGCGGATCTGGTAACAGTCGTCTTGGGCGAGGCTGAAGTCGGGATAGCCTTTTCGAAGCTGCCGTTTGATCATTTGTTGTTCACCGGCGCGACCAGCATTGGCAAACATGTGATGCGCGCCGCTGCTGAAAATCTGACACCGGTCACTTTGGAATTAGGTGGAAAATCCCCGGCGATCGTTTCCCATGACGTGCCGCTCAAGGACGCGGCTGAACGGATTGCCTTCGGCAAAGGCCTGAACGCGGGGCAAACCTGCGTCGCGCCCGATTATGTGTTGGTACCACAAGACCGAGTCGATGGCTTTATAGAGGCCTATCGCGAGGCCATTCGCAATTTTTACCCAACGCTGACTGACAACCCGGACTACACCGCGATTATCAATGAGCGGCAGCTCGCGCGGCTTAATCGCCACCTCACCGACGCCAGCAGCAAAGGCGCGAAAGTGATTCCGCTGTTTAACGAAAGCCAAGGCCGACGCATGCCGTTCAGCCTATTGCTCAATGTCCGCGACGACATGACGGTGATGCAAGATGAAATTTTCGGTCCGATTTTGCCCATCGTGCCCTACAGCAGCATCGACCAGGCCTTTGCCTACATCAATCAGCGACCGCGCCCGCTGGCGTTGTACTACTTTGGATACAACAAGGCCGAGCAACAACGGGTGTTGGAGCAGACGCATTCCGGTGGGGTGTGCCTGAACGACACGTTATTGCACGTCGCCCAGGATGACATGCCGTTTGGCGGCATCGGCGCCTCGGGCATGGGCCATTACCATGGACATGAAGGGTTTCTGACGTTCAGCAAGGCCAAAGGCGTGTTTATCAAGCAGCGCTTTAATGCGGCGCGATTGATTTATCCGCCTTATGGAAAAGCGATACAGCGACTGGTGTACAAGCTGTTTATTCGCTGA